In Corvus cornix cornix isolate S_Up_H32 chromosome 4A, ASM73873v5, whole genome shotgun sequence, one genomic interval encodes:
- the EDA2R gene encoding tumor necrosis factor receptor superfamily member 27 yields MACQESEYLDDQKKCVPCRKCMPGQELSKDCGDGSGGDAQCVACPPRKFKDRWGHHGCKPCLSCALINRLQKSNCTATADAVCGECLPGFYRKARISGQLEWECIPCTKQTPSSEPQCRSRTNLVKVAVPTVPPQDTALLALTSSALVIIVLVLLALSIIYCKRFWKSQCQRVFLRTQNFSGQRATFPTAAVPGRFLCEEQMSGPCCLGVKNLSPCYRQAEGPVEAVQFISDGEAVGLQLPSLQPEMDLPPAIAISTASKAQLGRSLLESQPLIRASGHSDCLDGVLPPPTPRQDRPGPVEALAPLSSCASEMQHKWPHAPVECTELDLQKFSTQAEFMGSERLEDAASQAMKRIPAESGGVVQEGAHHLPTAEIPQGEQPVDDVQSLVTQISSTAKGLPIAELPHSLVQSLAFLLDPSLNGVKNFSHVALELGLMPQLLGRISGFEQLVAHFTYAGATVTVPLLAQALQRLQRFDALLLLCDHFALSPTPDHQR; encoded by the exons ATGGCCTGCCAAGAGAGTGAGTACCTGGATGACCAGAAGAAATGTGTCCCCTGCAGAAAGTGCATGCCCGGGCAGGAGCTTTCCAAG GACTGTGGCGATGGCAGTGGCGGGGACGCGCAGTGCGTGGCCTGCCCTCCCAGGAAGTTCAAGGACCGCTGGGGACATCACGGCTGCAAGCCCTGCCTGTCCTGTGCCCTCATAAACCGCCTCCAGAAGTCCAACTGCACGGCGACGGCCGACGCGGTCTGCGGGGAGTGCCTGCCGGG GTTTTACCGGAAGGCACGGATCAGCGGGCAGCTGGAGTGGGAGTGCATTCCCTGCACCAAGCAGACGCCATCCTCCGAGCCACAGT GTCGGTCCAGAACAAACCTGGTGAAGGTCGCTGTCCCTACTGTACCACCACAGGACACAGCCCTTCTTGCACTGACGAGCAGCGCCCTGGTCATCATTGTCCTGGTGCTTCTGGCACTCTCCATCATCTACTGCAAACGATTCTGGAAAAGCCAGTGCCAGAGAG TCTTCCTGAGGACTCAGAACTTCTCAGGCCAGCGAGCAACATTCCCAACTGCAGCAGTGCCCGGCAGGTTCCTGTGTGAGGAGCAGATGTCTGGACCCTGCTGCCTGGGTGTGAAGAACTTGAGCCCTTGCTACAGGCAGGCAGAAG GCCCTGTGGAAGCAGTGCAGTTCATTTCGGATGGGGAAGCTGTGGGTCTCCAGCTTCCCTCTCTCCAGCCAGAGATGGACTTGCCACCAGCCATTGCAATCAGCACTGCCTCCAAagcccagctgggcaggagtCTCCTGGAAAGCCAGCCCCTCATCCGGGCCTCAGGCCACAGCGACTGCTTGGACGGGGTCCTgccaccccccacccccagaCAGGACCGGCCGGGCCCAGTGGAGGCCCTGGcccccctctcctcctgtgcCTCTGAGATGCAGCACAAGTGGCCACATGCACCAGTGGAGTGCACTGAGCTGGACCTCCAAAAGTTCTCCACCCAGGCAGAGTTCATGGGTAGCGAGCGGCTGGAGGATGCAGCAAGCCAGGCAATGAAGAGGATTCCAGCAGAGAGCGGTGGTGTAGTGCAGGAGGGGGCTCATCACTTGCCCACAGCTGAAATCCCACAGGGGGAGCAGCCG GTGGATGATGTCCAGAGCCTGGTGACTCAAATCAGCAGCACGGCCAAGG GTCTCCCAATAGCGGAGCTGCCCCATTCCTTGGTGCAGTCACTTGCATTCTTGTTGGACCCTTCCTTGAACGGTGTGAAGAACTTCAGCCACGTGGCACTGGAGCTGGGGCTCATGCCCCAGTTGCTGGGACGGATTTCGGGGTTTGAGCAGCTGGTGGCACACTTCACCTACGCGGGAGCCACGGTCACTGTCCCACTGCTGGCGCAGGCGCTGCAGCGGCTCCAGAGGTTTGACGCCTTGCTCCTGCTCTGCGACCACTTCGCACTCAGCCCCACGCCAGACCACCAGCGCTAG
- the LOC104691275 gene encoding probable G-protein coupled receptor 83 isoform X1, whose product MSRSLLQPYRSQVMGFLGEFDHYSSLAKLMSIYHTTNRTIFNWTESRIVEWEKFAELAKYEPESQKPTVKALLIVAYSVIIVMSLFGNMLVCHVVLKNKRMHSATSLFIANLAVSDIMITLLNTPFTLVRFVNSTWIFGKAMCHISRFVQYCSLHVSTLTLTAIALDRHQVILNPLKQRMSLTKGALSISVIWLMATCFSLPHAIYQKLFQYNYREATVRSLCLPDFPEPAELVWKYLDLSTFLLLYLLPLLIITVTYMRLAKKLWLRNAIGDITTQQYVTHHRNKKKSIKMLMLVVVVFAICWFPLNCYVVLISSLGIKTKNSLYFALHWFAMSSTCYNPFIYCWLNENFRAELRSLLCICQKAPQAQDQVLPPRAMSCREAWVEQTRCRKGPASQARCSTGNLPMANTDL is encoded by the exons ATGTCTCGCTCACTGCTTCAGCCATACAGGTCACAGGTGATGGGGTTTCTTGGGGAGTTTGACCATTACTCTTCACTGGCCAAACTCATGTCCATCTACCACACAACTAACAGGACCATCTTCAACTGGACAGAGAGCCGCATTGTTGAGTGGGAGAAATTTGCTGAGCTGGCTAAATATGAGCCAGAATCCCAGAAACCAACAGTGAAAGCGCTCCTAATCGTGGCGTACTCGGTCATTATTGTCATGTCTCTCTTTGGGAACATGCTGGTGTGTCACGTGGTGCTGAAGAACAAGAGGATGCACTCTGCCACCAGCCTGTTTATCGCTAACCTGGCAGTGTCAGACATCATGATCACACTGCTCAACACACCTTTCACCTTG GTCCGGTTTGTGAACAGCACGTGGATTTTTGGAAAGGCCATGTGCCACATCAGCCGCTTTGTGCAGTACTGCTCCCTCCATGTCTCCACACTGACCCTGACAGCCATAGCTCTCGACAGGCACCAG GTCATCCTGAACCCACTGAAGCAGAGGATGTCCCTGACGAAGGGAGCTCTGAGCATCTCTGTTATCTGGCTGATGGCAACCTGTTTCTCCCTGCCCCATGCCATCTACCAAAAGCTTTTCCAGTATAACTACAG gGAAGCCACTGTCCGGAGTCTGTGCCTTCCTGATTTCCCTGAGCCTGCAGAGTTGGTCTGGAAGTATCTGGACCTGTCTACCTTTCTCCTTCTTtacctcctgcctctgctgatTATCACTGTCACCTACATGCGTCTGGCCAAGAAGCTGTGGCTCCGCAATGCCATCGGGGACATCACCACGCAGCAGTACGTCACCCACCACAGGAACAAGAAGAAGAGCATCAAGATGCTGatgctggtggtggtggtctTTGCGATCTGCTGGTTCCCCCTGAACTGCTACGTGGTGCTCATCTCCAGTCTGGGCATCAAGACAAAGAACTCGCTCTATTTTGCCCTGCACTGGTTCGCGATGAGCAGCACCTGCTACAACCCCTTCATCTACTGCTGGCTGAACGAGAACTTCCGCGCAGAGCTCCGGTCCCTGCTCTGCATCTGCCAGAAGGCGCCACAGGCTCAGGACCAGGTGCTGCCACCCAGGGCCATGTCCTGCCGTGAGGCATGGGTGGAGCAGACCAGGTGCAGGAAGGGACCTGCCTCCCAGGCCAGATGCTCCACTGGGAACCTCCCAATGGCCAACACGGACCTGTGA
- the LOC104691275 gene encoding probable G-protein coupled receptor 83 isoform X2, which yields MSRSLLQPYRTIFNWTESRIVEWEKFAELAKYEPESQKPTVKALLIVAYSVIIVMSLFGNMLVCHVVLKNKRMHSATSLFIANLAVSDIMITLLNTPFTLVRFVNSTWIFGKAMCHISRFVQYCSLHVSTLTLTAIALDRHQVILNPLKQRMSLTKGALSISVIWLMATCFSLPHAIYQKLFQYNYREATVRSLCLPDFPEPAELVWKYLDLSTFLLLYLLPLLIITVTYMRLAKKLWLRNAIGDITTQQYVTHHRNKKKSIKMLMLVVVVFAICWFPLNCYVVLISSLGIKTKNSLYFALHWFAMSSTCYNPFIYCWLNENFRAELRSLLCICQKAPQAQDQVLPPRAMSCREAWVEQTRCRKGPASQARCSTGNLPMANTDL from the exons ATGTCTCGCTCACTGCTTCAGCCATACAG GACCATCTTCAACTGGACAGAGAGCCGCATTGTTGAGTGGGAGAAATTTGCTGAGCTGGCTAAATATGAGCCAGAATCCCAGAAACCAACAGTGAAAGCGCTCCTAATCGTGGCGTACTCGGTCATTATTGTCATGTCTCTCTTTGGGAACATGCTGGTGTGTCACGTGGTGCTGAAGAACAAGAGGATGCACTCTGCCACCAGCCTGTTTATCGCTAACCTGGCAGTGTCAGACATCATGATCACACTGCTCAACACACCTTTCACCTTG GTCCGGTTTGTGAACAGCACGTGGATTTTTGGAAAGGCCATGTGCCACATCAGCCGCTTTGTGCAGTACTGCTCCCTCCATGTCTCCACACTGACCCTGACAGCCATAGCTCTCGACAGGCACCAG GTCATCCTGAACCCACTGAAGCAGAGGATGTCCCTGACGAAGGGAGCTCTGAGCATCTCTGTTATCTGGCTGATGGCAACCTGTTTCTCCCTGCCCCATGCCATCTACCAAAAGCTTTTCCAGTATAACTACAG gGAAGCCACTGTCCGGAGTCTGTGCCTTCCTGATTTCCCTGAGCCTGCAGAGTTGGTCTGGAAGTATCTGGACCTGTCTACCTTTCTCCTTCTTtacctcctgcctctgctgatTATCACTGTCACCTACATGCGTCTGGCCAAGAAGCTGTGGCTCCGCAATGCCATCGGGGACATCACCACGCAGCAGTACGTCACCCACCACAGGAACAAGAAGAAGAGCATCAAGATGCTGatgctggtggtggtggtctTTGCGATCTGCTGGTTCCCCCTGAACTGCTACGTGGTGCTCATCTCCAGTCTGGGCATCAAGACAAAGAACTCGCTCTATTTTGCCCTGCACTGGTTCGCGATGAGCAGCACCTGCTACAACCCCTTCATCTACTGCTGGCTGAACGAGAACTTCCGCGCAGAGCTCCGGTCCCTGCTCTGCATCTGCCAGAAGGCGCCACAGGCTCAGGACCAGGTGCTGCCACCCAGGGCCATGTCCTGCCGTGAGGCATGGGTGGAGCAGACCAGGTGCAGGAAGGGACCTGCCTCCCAGGCCAGATGCTCCACTGGGAACCTCCCAATGGCCAACACGGACCTGTGA